The Apibacter raozihei genome contains a region encoding:
- a CDS encoding LbetaH domain-containing protein, which produces MIKGLINKNKFINKYFYKFYYFIKKSALRFKINNDIIGENNLIFYSPNCVFSNITFDIKGNNNKVVINGNCKLNNVTFYIRGNNCIIELDEHIYFNEKGTLWIEDDHGKIIIGSHSTFEDILIASTEPNSEIIIGKDCMFSDGIEIRTGDSHSIYDINTNKRINYAKNISIGDHVWAGANSTFLKGSKVSSNSIVGIKSLVTQQFVENNVIIGGIPGKIIKRNITWGRKRTYDN; this is translated from the coding sequence ATGATTAAAGGATTAATAAATAAAAATAAATTTATTAATAAATATTTTTATAAATTTTATTATTTTATAAAAAAAAGCGCACTTCGTTTTAAAATTAATAATGACATAATTGGTGAAAATAATCTGATTTTTTATAGTCCAAATTGTGTTTTTTCTAATATAACTTTTGATATTAAAGGAAATAATAATAAAGTAGTAATTAATGGTAATTGCAAGCTTAATAATGTTACTTTTTATATAAGGGGTAATAATTGTATCATCGAACTAGATGAACATATTTATTTTAATGAAAAAGGAACGTTGTGGATAGAAGATGATCATGGGAAAATCATAATTGGATCCCATAGTACTTTTGAAGATATTTTAATTGCTTCAACAGAACCTAATTCTGAAATTATAATAGGTAAAGATTGTATGTTTTCTGATGGAATTGAAATCAGAACCGGAGATTCTCATTCAATTTATGATATAAATACAAATAAGCGGATCAATTATGCTAAAAATATATCTATTGGTGACCATGTCTGGGCAGGTGCAAACAGTACATTTTTAAAAGGATCAAAAGTTTCTTCAAATTCAATTGTAGGTATTAAAAGTTTAGTCACGCAACAATTTGTTGAAAATAATGTAATTATCGGAGGCATTCCCGGGAAAATAATAAAGCGTAATATTACTTGGGGAAGAAAAAGGACTTATGATAATTAA